A stretch of Psychrilyobacter piezotolerans DNA encodes these proteins:
- a CDS encoding molybdopterin-binding protein, which translates to MKRIDTKDAVGHVISHDITEIIPGKFKGRAFKKGHIIKEEDIEKLLRLGKEHIYIFEIKEDELHENDAALILGKIGCGEYVYLSEEIKEGKIDFYAEVDGLLKVDKEKLFELNMLGQISFATLPENIPVKKGEKIAGARVIPLIIKKAKMESAAQITSHKLIDVKQFKKMKIGIVTTGSEIYHKRIVDKFGPVVEKKVTEYNCDVIGQIVVTDDKEMIKDAIKTHINNKADMVICTGGMSVDPDDLTPSSIIELGGELVSYGSPVLPGSMFLLSYLDEIPIMGLPGCVMYCKKTVFDLVLPRVLSGEKLSMEDIMRYGHGGLCQDCDICRYPNCSFGK; encoded by the coding sequence ATGAAAAGGATAGATACTAAAGATGCAGTGGGCCATGTTATTTCCCACGATATAACAGAGATAATTCCAGGAAAATTTAAGGGAAGAGCCTTTAAGAAGGGTCATATAATTAAAGAAGAAGATATAGAAAAACTCCTAAGATTAGGTAAGGAACATATATATATATTTGAAATTAAAGAAGATGAACTTCATGAAAATGATGCCGCATTAATTTTAGGAAAGATCGGCTGTGGAGAGTATGTATATTTAAGTGAAGAAATAAAAGAGGGAAAGATAGATTTTTATGCAGAAGTTGACGGACTTCTCAAGGTAGACAAAGAAAAGCTCTTTGAACTGAATATGCTGGGCCAGATCTCCTTTGCTACATTACCTGAAAATATTCCTGTAAAAAAAGGAGAGAAGATCGCCGGAGCAAGGGTGATCCCCCTCATTATAAAAAAAGCAAAGATGGAGTCAGCTGCACAAATAACATCTCATAAATTAATAGATGTAAAACAGTTTAAAAAGATGAAAATCGGTATAGTAACCACAGGGAGCGAGATCTACCATAAAAGGATAGTAGATAAATTCGGACCTGTAGTTGAAAAAAAAGTGACTGAATATAACTGTGATGTGATCGGTCAGATTGTGGTAACAGATGATAAAGAGATGATAAAGGATGCAATTAAAACCCATATAAATAATAAAGCAGATATGGTAATATGTACAGGTGGTATGTCTGTAGATCCAGACGACCTTACACCCAGCTCTATAATTGAGTTGGGAGGAGAATTGGTAAGTTATGGGTCCCCGGTACTTCCCGGATCCATGTTTCTCCTTTCATATTTGGATGAAATCCCAATCATGGGACTTCCCGGCTGTGTGATGTACTGTAAAAAAACTGTATTTGACCTGGTCTTACCCAGAGTTCTCAGTGGGGAAAAACTCAGTATGGAAGATATCATGAGGTATGGTCATGGTGGTCTTTGCCAGGACTGCGATATATGCAGATATCCAAATTGCAGTTTTGGTAAATAA
- a CDS encoding XdhC family protein — MEGKIMLEIAKRIDRGEKAALVTLTGVDGSSPGKSGSIMGVFFDHTTLGTIGGGNLEFQVINSAIEAMKIGENREFEFTLAAEGSLDMICGGKVRGYIKVFQRRRKLVIAGGGHLGVDLYKLGKYLNMYTVIIDDREEYVNEERFPEADELLCGDIGEILKNYSLDEGSYLVIVTRGHLGDKDALKAVVGRKIAYAGMIGSRKKVVESYRDLMDEGVDKEDLLKIYSPVGLDISNGDPAEIALGIMAEILQVKNNGTGKHMREVKVIIL, encoded by the coding sequence ATGGAAGGAAAAATCATGCTGGAAATAGCCAAAAGGATAGATAGGGGTGAAAAAGCAGCTCTGGTAACTCTCACAGGTGTAGACGGGTCCAGCCCCGGCAAATCAGGCAGTATCATGGGAGTTTTTTTTGACCACACAACTTTAGGTACCATAGGTGGCGGAAACCTGGAATTCCAGGTGATTAATTCTGCTATAGAAGCTATGAAAATCGGTGAAAACAGGGAGTTTGAATTTACATTGGCAGCAGAGGGCAGTCTGGATATGATCTGCGGTGGAAAGGTCAGGGGATATATCAAGGTTTTCCAGAGGAGGAGAAAGCTGGTTATAGCTGGAGGAGGACATCTTGGAGTAGACCTCTATAAACTGGGTAAATATCTCAATATGTACACTGTCATAATAGATGACAGAGAGGAATATGTAAATGAAGAAAGGTTTCCTGAAGCCGATGAACTCCTCTGTGGAGATATAGGAGAGATATTAAAAAATTATTCACTGGATGAGGGATCCTATCTGGTTATCGTAACCCGTGGACACCTGGGTGACAAGGATGCATTAAAGGCTGTGGTAGGACGAAAGATCGCCTATGCAGGTATGATCGGGAGCCGAAAAAAAGTAGTTGAAAGTTACAGAGATCTAATGGATGAAGGAGTAGATAAAGAGGATCTCTTAAAGATCTATTCTCCTGTGGGGCTGGATATATCAAATGGAGACCCTGCTGAAATTGCTCTGGGAATAATGGCAGAAATCCTCCAAGTAAAAAATAACGGAACAGGAAAACATATGAGGGAAGTGAAAGTCATAATATTATAG
- the yqeB gene encoding selenium-dependent molybdenum cofactor biosynthesis protein YqeB: MSELIIVRGGGDIASGVIQKFHRSGFRVVVLETENPSFIRRTVCYGEAVYQKELILEESKAVLAHGIDEVDKILDRGDIAVIVDPYGDTIKKLKPLAVIDAILAKKNLGTDIHMAPITVGLGPGFTAGKDVDVAIETMRGHDLGRLIFSGEARKNTGVPGVIKGYGRERVIYSEAHGIIKNIKGIGDFVEKDEVLALIGDIEVRSPLTGILRGLIRDGYRVPKGFKIGDVDPRKDQQQNCYTISDKARNIGGSALEAVLYLRRKQEQVRI; the protein is encoded by the coding sequence ATGTCTGAGCTGATAATAGTAAGGGGCGGAGGAGACATAGCTTCCGGTGTGATCCAGAAATTTCATAGGAGCGGATTTAGAGTCGTAGTTTTAGAGACAGAAAACCCGTCTTTTATAAGGAGAACTGTCTGTTATGGAGAAGCCGTATACCAAAAAGAACTGATCTTAGAAGAAAGTAAGGCTGTGCTGGCTCACGGGATAGATGAGGTCGATAAAATATTGGATAGAGGAGATATCGCTGTAATTGTGGATCCCTATGGTGACACAATAAAAAAATTAAAGCCATTGGCTGTAATCGATGCTATCCTGGCTAAAAAAAACCTGGGAACAGATATCCATATGGCTCCTATTACTGTGGGGCTTGGCCCTGGTTTCACGGCAGGAAAAGATGTGGATGTTGCCATCGAAACAATGCGCGGCCACGACCTGGGACGATTGATTTTTTCCGGGGAAGCCAGGAAGAACACCGGAGTTCCGGGAGTCATAAAGGGCTATGGACGGGAAAGGGTTATCTACAGTGAAGCCCATGGAATTATTAAAAACATCAAAGGTATTGGAGATTTCGTGGAAAAAGACGAAGTCCTTGCTCTCATAGGAGATATAGAGGTGAGATCACCCCTGACCGGAATTTTAAGGGGTCTTATAAGGGATGGATACAGAGTTCCTAAAGGGTTTAAGATAGGAGATGTGGATCCCCGTAAAGATCAGCAGCAGAATTGCTATACAATATCGGATAAAGCCAGAAACATCGGCGGTTCAGCTCTGGAAGCAGTTCTATACCTGAGGAGAAAGCAGGAACAAGTTAGAATTTAA
- a CDS encoding peptidoglycan DD-metalloendopeptidase family protein, which translates to MRPIQKMFFIIITSVILISCSNSKYHTVKKGDTLYSIAQKRDVPVPELKDINNLESNLLYSGQKIYLKPSKNYKGSYHMVRSGDTLYSISKKYDVKVDHLKKINDLKNNTLYKGDKIYLGKMVNKGDLNFSSSSTTTYKNNSKDSILKNFGQPLKTMTINSPYGYRDHPVLGRRILHTGVDLKASTNTPVYSPYSGIVTYAGWMNGYGKIIIIDNGNNYETRFAHLNRILVKKGQTVKKGKVLAKSGKTGRVTGPHLHYEIRYKNQSMNPMKF; encoded by the coding sequence ATGAGACCTATACAAAAGATGTTTTTTATAATAATAACTTCGGTTATCTTAATTTCATGTTCCAACAGTAAATATCATACAGTAAAAAAAGGGGATACACTCTATTCAATTGCCCAAAAAAGAGATGTTCCAGTCCCGGAATTAAAGGATATAAATAACTTAGAAAGCAATTTATTATACTCGGGTCAAAAGATATACCTTAAACCCTCTAAAAATTACAAAGGCAGCTATCATATGGTGAGATCAGGGGATACACTCTATAGTATCTCAAAAAAATATGACGTAAAAGTTGATCATTTGAAAAAAATAAACGATTTAAAAAATAACACCCTCTATAAAGGGGATAAAATATACCTGGGAAAAATGGTAAATAAGGGAGATCTAAATTTCAGTTCCAGTTCCACTACAACATATAAAAATAATTCTAAAGACTCTATTTTAAAAAACTTTGGGCAGCCCCTAAAGACCATGACCATAAACAGCCCCTACGGGTACAGGGATCACCCTGTTTTAGGCAGAAGAATACTGCATACAGGAGTAGATTTAAAAGCCTCTACAAATACCCCTGTATACTCTCCCTACAGCGGAATAGTCACCTATGCCGGCTGGATGAACGGGTATGGAAAGATCATCATTATAGACAACGGAAATAACTATGAAACAAGATTTGCACACCTCAATAGAATCCTGGTAAAAAAAGGACAAACTGTAAAAAAAGGAAAGGTTCTGGCTAAATCCGGGAAGACGGGCAGAGTCACCGGTCCCCATCTGCACTATGAGATCAGGTATAAAAATCAATCCATGAACCCGATGAAATTTTAG
- the megL gene encoding methionine gamma-lyase translates to MKEIEEKGFGTKAIHGGAEKNPFGTLTTPIYQSSTFVFDTAEQGGRRFALEEAGYIYSRLGNPTSSVVERKLALLEGAEAALATSSGMGAISSTMWTLLKSGDHLLADKTLYGCTYAYFSHGLTKFGIDVEFVDTSDLEAVKKAMRPNTKIVYLETPANPNLKIVDIKAVCEIAHKTQGTRVVVDNTFATPYLQRPLEFGADLVIHSATKYLNGHGDVVAGFVAGDLDTVTQIRLVGVKDMTGSVLSPQDAFLMIRGMKTLELRMARHCSNAYKVAKFLDANSMVEKVYYPGLVSHEGHEIAREQMDGFGGIIAFDVKGGLEAGKKLLNSLDLCTLAVSLGDTETLIQHPASMTHSPYTVEERAAAGITEGLVRISVGLEDADDIIADLEQGLARL, encoded by the coding sequence ATGAAGGAAATCGAGGAAAAAGGATTTGGAACAAAAGCAATACATGGAGGAGCAGAAAAAAATCCATTTGGGACATTAACTACACCAATATACCAGAGTTCCACCTTTGTATTTGATACGGCAGAACAAGGCGGTAGAAGGTTTGCTTTAGAAGAAGCCGGATATATATATTCAAGATTGGGAAACCCTACATCAAGTGTTGTGGAGAGAAAATTGGCATTATTGGAAGGAGCAGAAGCTGCGTTAGCTACCAGTTCTGGAATGGGAGCTATCTCTTCTACAATGTGGACACTGCTTAAATCTGGAGACCACCTATTGGCAGACAAAACTTTATACGGGTGTACTTATGCTTACTTCAGTCATGGACTGACTAAATTTGGGATCGATGTAGAATTTGTGGATACTTCTGATTTGGAAGCTGTAAAAAAAGCTATGAGACCAAATACTAAGATAGTTTATTTAGAAACACCGGCAAACCCTAATTTAAAAATTGTAGATATCAAGGCTGTTTGTGAAATCGCACATAAAACTCAAGGAACCAGGGTAGTTGTAGATAATACATTTGCAACACCATATCTTCAAAGACCATTAGAATTCGGGGCTGACCTGGTAATTCATTCAGCAACTAAATATTTAAACGGACACGGAGACGTAGTAGCTGGATTCGTAGCAGGAGATTTAGATACAGTAACCCAGATAAGATTAGTAGGTGTAAAGGATATGACCGGTTCGGTTCTCAGCCCGCAAGATGCTTTCCTTATGATCAGAGGAATGAAGACTTTAGAACTCAGAATGGCAAGACATTGCAGTAATGCATATAAGGTAGCAAAATTCCTGGATGCTAATTCTATGGTGGAAAAAGTATATTATCCGGGTCTTGTATCTCATGAAGGACATGAAATAGCAAGGGAACAGATGGATGGATTCGGGGGGATAATTGCCTTTGATGTAAAGGGTGGATTGGAAGCAGGGAAAAAATTATTAAACAGTTTAGATTTGTGCACTTTAGCAGTAAGTTTAGGGGATACAGAAACTTTAATCCAGCATCCGGCATCTATGACTCATTCTCCATATACAGTGGAAGAGAGAGCAGCAGCAGGAATAACTGAGGGATTGGTTAGAATATCTGTAGGGCTGGAAGATGCAGATGATATTATAGCAGATTTAGAGCAGGGATTGGCAAGATTATAA
- a CDS encoding TldD/PmbA family protein → MLSREIIKKIFKTALVSGDFAEIFFEKKDTFSLTLSSQKIEKVLSGSDFGVGVRILDRSNAVYGYTNNLSDENLLLITKKLADSLEKKENSVEGRLGKPEVEENKHKIRRMPDTVPVEEKVALLKKVDKAAREYDEKISQVEASYFDTVQNIKIINSEGLNRSDTRVHTRLRVECIAKDGENVQTGSSAPGGQKGFEFYSEDVDVAEAAKEAARQAVTLLSAEDAPSKEMTVIMENGFGGVIFHEACGHGLEATSVAKKLSVFTDKIGEKIASSCVTAIDDGTIANGWGSLNIDDEGHRAQKNILIKDGILQGYMIDKLGGRRMEGKSSGSGRRESYKFAPTSRMTNTFIAPGTSTLEEMLKDVKFGLYAKSMGGGSVNTTTGDFNFSVREGYLIEDGKITTPVKGATLIGSGPEILHKIDMVGDNLSCAQGVCGSLSGHIPTDVGQPRIRVSSITVGGKK, encoded by the coding sequence ATGTTAAGCAGGGAGATTATTAAAAAGATCTTTAAAACAGCTTTGGTCAGCGGTGATTTTGCCGAGATTTTTTTTGAAAAAAAAGATACATTTTCACTTACTTTATCATCACAAAAGATAGAGAAAGTACTTTCTGGAAGTGATTTTGGAGTTGGAGTCAGGATTTTAGACAGATCAAATGCAGTTTATGGGTATACAAATAATTTAAGTGATGAGAACTTACTTTTAATCACGAAAAAATTAGCTGATTCATTGGAAAAAAAAGAAAACTCGGTGGAGGGAAGGTTAGGAAAACCTGAAGTTGAAGAAAATAAACATAAGATCAGGAGGATGCCGGACACGGTGCCTGTAGAAGAAAAAGTGGCATTATTAAAAAAAGTAGACAAGGCAGCCAGAGAATATGATGAAAAGATCAGCCAGGTAGAAGCCTCGTATTTTGATACTGTGCAGAATATTAAAATAATTAATTCAGAGGGATTAAATAGGAGTGACACCAGGGTTCATACCAGGTTAAGAGTGGAGTGTATTGCAAAGGATGGAGAAAATGTACAAACTGGTTCATCTGCTCCAGGTGGACAGAAAGGGTTTGAGTTTTATAGTGAAGATGTGGATGTAGCAGAAGCTGCAAAAGAAGCAGCCAGGCAGGCTGTAACACTGTTATCTGCTGAGGATGCTCCCAGTAAAGAGATGACAGTTATCATGGAAAATGGGTTTGGCGGTGTGATATTCCATGAAGCCTGCGGGCATGGGCTGGAAGCTACATCTGTTGCTAAAAAATTGTCTGTTTTTACAGATAAAATTGGAGAAAAGATAGCCAGCAGCTGTGTGACTGCCATCGATGACGGGACTATTGCCAATGGATGGGGATCTCTAAATATAGATGATGAAGGTCATAGAGCTCAAAAAAATATCCTGATAAAAGACGGGATACTGCAGGGGTATATGATAGATAAATTAGGAGGTAGAAGGATGGAAGGAAAGTCATCTGGTTCCGGTAGAAGAGAATCGTATAAGTTTGCTCCGACTTCCAGGATGACAAACACATTTATTGCACCTGGAACTTCTACTTTAGAAGAGATGTTAAAAGATGTAAAATTTGGGTTATACGCAAAATCAATGGGGGGCGGAAGTGTAAATACTACAACCGGTGATTTTAATTTCTCAGTAAGGGAAGGCTACCTGATAGAAGATGGGAAGATAACTACTCCTGTAAAGGGGGCTACTCTAATTGGAAGCGGTCCCGAAATTTTACACAAGATCGATATGGTAGGAGATAACCTGTCCTGTGCCCAGGGAGTGTGCGGATCATTAAGCGGGCACATTCCAACTGATGTAGGCCAGCCCAGGATAAGAGTTTCATCGATCACAGTAGGAGGGAAGAAATAA
- a CDS encoding TldD/PmbA family protein, whose amino-acid sequence MDYTNLFNKAKEKKIEELEVYFSRSGSTSIKLFNSEVEEYKVSDVSGISLKGKYNGKAGSVYTEEISEESAVKLLDQLILNASIVETNEEFSLFEGDKNYPEVRTFNEDIRNIKTSAKIELLKKIDEKVRSYENIDTLQRLVFVESETETKIINSRNLDLEKKKNTILVYCYAAAKKGDEVTTGGDFILTHDINSIDVEKFAEKVALNAANKLGGRKTDSGKYKTLLSNEVAADLLGAMSSSFSAENVQKGLSMLEGKLENPVCSENITITDKPLVDFGPNSTAFDDEGVAASDKVIVERGRLKTFLHNRKTAEKDGVESTGNGFKAGFKGLVAVKPTNFSIENGGSSLEELTAKVGDGIYINDLSGIHAGLNPVTGDFSLQAGGFLIKDGKLDLPVNLITVAGNFFEMLKDVNDLGNDFKYGYSGVGSPSLFINELSISGK is encoded by the coding sequence ATGGACTACACTAATTTATTTAATAAAGCTAAGGAAAAAAAGATAGAGGAGCTGGAAGTTTATTTTTCCAGAAGTGGTTCTACTTCAATTAAATTATTTAACTCAGAGGTAGAGGAATATAAAGTGTCCGATGTTTCGGGGATTTCATTAAAGGGGAAATATAATGGGAAAGCAGGGTCCGTATATACCGAAGAGATCTCAGAAGAAAGTGCAGTTAAATTATTGGACCAGTTGATATTAAATGCTTCAATTGTAGAAACAAATGAGGAGTTCTCTTTATTTGAAGGGGATAAAAACTATCCGGAAGTAAGGACATTTAATGAAGATATAAGAAATATAAAAACTTCCGCTAAGATTGAGCTGTTAAAAAAAATAGATGAAAAGGTAAGGAGTTATGAAAATATAGATACTCTTCAGAGGTTGGTTTTTGTTGAGAGTGAAACAGAAACAAAGATAATCAACTCCAGGAATTTAGATTTAGAGAAAAAGAAAAATACCATCTTAGTTTACTGTTATGCTGCTGCTAAAAAAGGTGATGAAGTCACAACAGGGGGTGATTTTATCCTAACCCATGATATTAACAGTATCGACGTGGAAAAATTTGCTGAAAAGGTAGCTTTAAATGCAGCAAATAAACTGGGAGGAAGGAAAACTGATTCCGGTAAATATAAAACTCTTCTTTCAAATGAGGTTGCAGCTGATCTGTTGGGAGCTATGAGTTCTAGTTTTTCTGCTGAAAATGTTCAAAAAGGATTATCGATGTTAGAGGGGAAATTGGAGAATCCGGTATGTTCTGAAAATATCACCATAACGGATAAGCCACTGGTTGATTTTGGCCCTAATTCAACAGCATTTGATGATGAGGGAGTAGCTGCATCTGATAAGGTTATTGTTGAAAGGGGGAGATTAAAAACTTTCTTACACAACAGAAAAACAGCTGAAAAAGACGGGGTAGAAAGTACCGGGAATGGATTTAAAGCAGGATTTAAAGGGCTGGTAGCAGTTAAACCAACTAATTTTTCAATTGAGAACGGGGGAAGTTCCTTGGAGGAACTGACTGCCAAGGTAGGAGATGGAATATACATAAATGATCTATCGGGAATCCATGCAGGACTAAATCCGGTTACCGGGGATTTTTCTCTGCAGGCAGGGGGATTTTTAATTAAAGACGGGAAGTTAGACCTGCCCGTCAATCTGATAACAGTTGCAGGGAACTTCTTTGAGATGTTAAAAGATGTAAATGATCTTGGAAATGATTTTAAATATGGTTATTCCGGGGTAGGTTCCCCGTCATTATTCATAAATGAATTGAGTATATCGGGGAAATAA
- a CDS encoding spherulation-specific family 4 protein, which yields MGYVSTDYGNRDEREVRKDIDLWKNEWNIEGVFLDEGMGSCGDSCEKLIKKYQDYYEYIGDKIIVTNAGYIDENYEKFLKDGVIMIVFENTYKKIYIS from the coding sequence ATCGGGTACGTATCTACCGATTATGGAAACAGGGATGAAAGGGAAGTAAGAAAAGATATAGATCTCTGGAAAAATGAGTGGAATATAGAGGGGGTATTTTTAGATGAAGGGATGGGGAGTTGTGGTGACAGTTGTGAAAAGCTGATAAAAAAGTATCAGGATTACTATGAATATATAGGAGATAAAATCATTGTTACCAATGCAGGGTATATAGATGAAAACTATGAAAAATTTTTAAAAGACGGGGTGATTATGATAGTTTTTGAAAATACCTATAAAAAAATTTATATCTCCTGA
- a CDS encoding nitroreductase family protein, with translation MNEILKIIKDRRTTRSYKKEMITEIELNEIIEAGMWAPSGHNRQPWHFTIIENKEIMKKINFETKEVCKNIDDPLYFGWANNNEYDAFYDAPVLILLSYSDDGFSPIDDLGAVSQNMGLAAESIGIGSCWIGFINKLFESSGEKQKEYAKLLKIPKGYTLHHGIVFGYPAKEKLKSQPRKGSFNRIK, from the coding sequence ATGAATGAAATTTTAAAAATAATTAAAGACAGAAGAACCACCAGATCCTATAAGAAAGAGATGATTACAGAGATCGAATTAAATGAAATAATAGAAGCTGGGATGTGGGCTCCCAGTGGACATAATAGACAACCTTGGCATTTTACGATAATAGAAAATAAAGAGATTATGAAAAAAATAAATTTTGAGACAAAAGAAGTGTGCAAAAATATCGATGATCCCCTCTATTTTGGATGGGCTAACAACAATGAATATGATGCATTTTATGATGCACCAGTTTTAATTTTACTGTCTTATAGCGATGACGGATTTTCTCCAATTGATGACTTGGGAGCTGTAAGTCAAAATATGGGGTTGGCAGCAGAAAGTATCGGAATAGGAAGCTGCTGGATCGGTTTCATAAACAAACTCTTTGAGAGCAGTGGTGAAAAACAAAAGGAATATGCAAAGTTATTAAAAATTCCAAAGGGTTATACACTGCATCATGGAATAGTATTTGGGTATCCTGCCAAAGAAAAATTAAAATCACAACCGAGAAAGGGAAGTTTTAATAGAATAAAATAA
- the truB gene encoding tRNA pseudouridine(55) synthase TruB, with protein sequence MNGLINVDKPKGYTSFDVIRKLKRILKMKKIGHTGTLDPLATGVLVICLGRATKLANVIEAKEKTYIADFILGSKTDTYDTEGEVIDRSDVRVTAEDVKNILSKFRGEIKQVPPMYSALKVNGKRLYELAREGVVIERKSRDVVISKLELMEFDEQTQTGKLYCEVSKGTYIRSLIFDMGEELATYAHMNGLRRTKVGEYLVEDGFTIEQMEEMGERGDLSFVTSVEDSFNFEKVEIKDEKQIKLFLNGNTVMCEKPNDKYRIYVNREFVGLGEVIDNRLKGWKVF encoded by the coding sequence TTGAACGGATTAATTAATGTAGATAAACCAAAAGGATATACTTCCTTTGATGTGATCAGAAAATTGAAAAGAATATTAAAAATGAAAAAAATAGGACATACCGGGACTCTGGATCCCCTGGCAACAGGAGTACTTGTGATCTGTCTTGGAAGGGCTACCAAATTAGCTAATGTAATAGAAGCCAAGGAAAAAACCTATATAGCTGACTTTATTTTGGGATCAAAAACAGATACCTACGATACTGAAGGGGAAGTTATAGATAGAAGTGATGTAAGGGTAACTGCTGAAGATGTAAAGAATATATTGTCTAAATTCAGAGGGGAAATTAAACAGGTTCCTCCTATGTATTCTGCACTGAAAGTAAACGGGAAAAGACTCTATGAGCTGGCCCGTGAAGGGGTAGTCATTGAAAGAAAAAGCAGAGATGTAGTAATATCAAAGCTGGAATTGATGGAATTTGACGAGCAAACACAGACAGGGAAACTTTACTGTGAAGTATCCAAGGGAACTTATATCAGGTCATTGATCTTTGATATGGGGGAAGAACTGGCGACCTATGCACATATGAATGGGCTGAGAAGGACCAAAGTTGGAGAATATCTGGTAGAAGACGGATTTACCATTGAGCAGATGGAAGAGATGGGAGAAAGAGGTGATCTATCTTTCGTAACCAGTGTAGAAGACAGCTTTAACTTTGAAAAAGTAGAGATAAAAGACGAAAAACAGATAAAATTATTTTTAAATGGAAATACAGTGATGTGTGAAAAACCAAATGACAAATACAGGATCTATGTAAATAGAGAATTTGTCGGCTTAGGAGAGGTCATTGATAATAGATTAAAAGGCTGGAAAGTATTTTAG
- the hisS gene encoding histidine--tRNA ligase → MELIKAMRGTRDIYDVEALKFNFIEDTAKELLENYGFGRIITPTFESTDLFKRGIGEGTDIVDKEMYTFSDRGDRSITLRPEGTAPVVRSYLENKTYAKEDLTKYYYINNMFRYERPQAGRYREFYQIGVEILGNASPMADAEVISMGYRLMEKLGIEDLKVNINSVGGNETRAKYREILVNYLTPKKDGLCTDCQTRYEANPLRVLDCKNKNCQELTVDAPMLPDNLNSEEKAHYETVKEYLDMFGVEYVENPRLVRGLDYYSSTVFEIITEKLGSQGTVLGGGRYDNLIKQLGDKEVPAVGFGSGLDRLMMLLGEDKIVNTPDIYISWMGEENIDYAFLVANKLRDNGVKVYIEYAPKSANAHRKKAFKLGAQREVIIDSESKANRTMGLKELSSRDVEVVAFDELLEKV, encoded by the coding sequence ATGGAATTGATAAAAGCAATGAGAGGAACTAGAGATATCTATGATGTAGAAGCTCTAAAATTTAACTTTATAGAAGATACGGCGAAAGAGTTATTGGAAAATTATGGTTTTGGAAGGATAATAACTCCTACATTTGAATCTACAGACCTGTTCAAAAGAGGGATAGGGGAAGGGACGGATATTGTAGATAAGGAGATGTATACATTCTCTGACCGTGGAGACAGAAGTATCACTCTGAGACCTGAGGGGACAGCCCCGGTAGTAAGATCATATCTGGAAAATAAGACCTATGCCAAGGAAGATCTGACTAAATATTATTATATCAACAATATGTTCAGATATGAAAGACCCCAGGCAGGAAGATACAGGGAATTTTATCAGATTGGTGTAGAAATCCTGGGAAATGCATCACCTATGGCAGATGCTGAAGTGATATCCATGGGATACAGACTGATGGAAAAATTAGGTATAGAAGATCTAAAGGTTAACATAAACTCTGTAGGAGGAAATGAAACAAGAGCAAAATACAGAGAGATTTTGGTAAACTACCTTACTCCTAAAAAAGATGGATTATGTACCGACTGCCAGACCAGATATGAAGCTAACCCCCTTAGAGTATTGGACTGTAAGAATAAAAACTGCCAGGAATTGACGGTAGATGCTCCAATGCTGCCTGATAATTTAAATTCCGAAGAAAAGGCACACTATGAGACTGTAAAAGAGTACTTAGACATGTTTGGTGTGGAATATGTAGAAAACCCGAGATTAGTTAGGGGACTGGATTATTACTCAAGCACGGTGTTTGAGATCATAACTGAAAAATTAGGTTCCCAGGGAACGGTCCTGGGTGGTGGAAGATACGATAACTTAATTAAGCAATTAGGAGATAAGGAAGTTCCGGCAGTAGGATTTGGATCGGGCCTGGACAGACTTATGATGTTATTAGGAGAAGATAAAATCGTAAATACTCCCGATATATATATAAGCTGGATGGGGGAAGAAAATATAGACTACGCTTTCTTAGTTGCCAATAAATTAAGAGATAATGGGGTAAAAGTTTATATTGAATATGCACCAAAATCTGCCAATGCTCATAGGAAAAAAGCATTTAAATTAGGAGCTCAAAGGGAAGTTATCATCGACTCGGAATCTAAAGCCAATAGAACTATGGGATTGAAAGAATTAAGCAGCAGGGATGTAGAAGTAGTTGCATTTGATGAGTTATTGGAGAAGGTGTAA